TTTTCGGTCAGCGCGGCCATCGGCAGCACGACGTCTGGGACGTTGAGCCCCTTGTTGTTCGACAGCGGCCCGCCGACCTCGACCGTGGTGACGATCCGATCCGCGTCATGCTCGGCGACGCGCAGCACCAATTTGCCATCGTCGAGCAGCAGGCGGGCGCCCGGCTCGATCGCCTCGAAAATCTCGCGATGCGGCAGTTCGACGCGCGTCGCGTCGCCCGGCGCCGGGTCGCGATCGAGCACGAAGCGGCTGCCGTGTTCCAGCACGACCTTGCCGCCGTCGAACTTGCCGACGCGCAGCTTGGGGCCCTGAAGATCGGCCAGGATCGTGGTCGGGCGCCGGAATTCGCGTTCGAGGTCGCGGATCGCCTGGATCACGGGCACCTTCGATGCCTGGTCGCCGTGGCTCATGTTGATGCGGAAGGCGTCGGCCCCGGCCTGGAACAGGGTGGCGATCATCTCGGGGCTGTTGCTCGCGGGACCGAGGGTCGCGAGAACGCGCACTTTTCGCGATCTGGGCGCGATGGCAGTGGTCATGAATGGGGCTCCTGGGGAATGGCCGCCGTCCCCTCTAGTCCCTATCTGGTCGGGATCAACCATTGGAAGGGCCAAGCGCGCATGACCGATCCCCTCGACACGCTGGACGATACCGTCGCCGCTGCGGCGTTCCGTCGCCTCGTTCGCCATCTGCGCCACCGCACCGATGCGCAGAACATCGACCTGATGGGGCTTGCGGGTTTCTGCCGCAACTGCCTGTCGGACTGGATCGAGGAGGCGGGCGGCCTGTCGAAAGACGCGGCGCGCGAGACGATCTACGGCATGCCGCAGGCGGAGTGGAAGCGGCATTACCAGACGGAGGCGAGCCCCGAGCAGGTCGCGCGCATGGCGGACAGCGTCGCCCGGAACCGGCGTGACGCCGACCTCGACGAGGCGTTGGACGAAAGCTTTCCGGCGAGCGACCCGCCCGCAATGACCGAACCGGGTCGCCGAGAGGCTTGAGCGCATCGTGGTAAAGGCCTAGACGCGGCGCCCTGCCGGCGCGGCCGGTATCATCATCGAATCAGCAAGGAAGGGCCGCGACCGGTTCGCGGCGGGTGGGACATATGGCGGAAGAGCGTGGCGAAGGCATGGGCGGCGGGCACGTCGCGGCGGACGAACTGCGGCTGCTGATCGAGCGCGCCGAGCGGCTCGAAGAAGAGAAGAAGGGTATCGCCGACGACATCAAGGACGTGATGGCCGAGGCGAAGGGGCGCGGTTACGACCCGAAGGCGATCCGCAAGATCCTCTCGATCCGCAAGAAGAAGAAGGAAGAGTATCAGGAAGAGGAAGCGATCCTCGAGGTGTACATGCAGGCGCTCGGCATGATCTGAGCCCGCATCGGGCTTTCGCGGGTGTCGCGACGGCCCGATGTCCCGGCCTTTTCGGCCGCGTGCGGCGGCGCGTTCCGCCCGCAGGGCCGCTCAGTCGTCGGCGGCGACCGGATCGACGACGAGCAGCAACCGCGCCGCCGCCGGATCGGCGAGCGGCGGCGAACGGTGCAGGATCGCCGGCTCGGCAACGAGCCGCCGCCCCTTGAGCAGGGCGATGGCGTTACGCGGAATGTGCCGGATCGCGTCCGGCCGCGTCGCCTCCACCCATTGCGTGCCGGCACCGCGATAGGTGACGAGCAGGCGCGTCGTCACATAATCCATGTGAAAGCGGCGGCAGGCGTCGGTGACGATCCATTCCAGCCGGATGCGGACCGCCGCGACGCGGCGGATGCCCGCGTGGAAGCGCGCCAGCCGCGCGATGTCGATTGCCAGCGGGACGGCGAGGTCGGCGGGGTAGCCCGCCTCCATCAGCGCGCGTGGCAAATCCGACGCCAACTGGGCGACAGGCATGATCGTGTCGATCGATGCGATCGGATCGATCGCGAGCGTCCCAAGCGCGGCCAGCGCCGGATCGGTGTCGCGCGGACAGATCGCGAGCTGGCAGGACGAAGCGTCGATCGCCGCGGCGAGCGCGGGGAGGTCGTCGACAGGCGTGACGTGCGGACCATCGCAGGTGCGCGGGTCATCGAAAAGAGCGTGCATCGAATCGTGATGATACATCGTATCAAATTTGTCGAGTGGCCGATCCGCGCCGGCGAACGGGTCGCCGTTCACACGGCCTCGCTCGCCGCGGTCGTCCAGCCCAGGCGGGGGATGGTGATTGAGCGTTTGCCCGATAGATCGGTGCGC
This portion of the Sphingomonas sp. FARSPH genome encodes:
- a CDS encoding DUF2312 domain-containing protein — its product is MAEERGEGMGGGHVAADELRLLIERAERLEEEKKGIADDIKDVMAEAKGRGYDPKAIRKILSIRKKKKEEYQEEEAILEVYMQALGMI
- a CDS encoding DUF1244 domain-containing protein, with translation MTDPLDTLDDTVAAAAFRRLVRHLRHRTDAQNIDLMGLAGFCRNCLSDWIEEAGGLSKDAARETIYGMPQAEWKRHYQTEASPEQVARMADSVARNRRDADLDEALDESFPASDPPAMTEPGRREA
- a CDS encoding DUF1826 domain-containing protein; amino-acid sequence: MHALFDDPRTCDGPHVTPVDDLPALAAAIDASSCQLAICPRDTDPALAALGTLAIDPIASIDTIMPVAQLASDLPRALMEAGYPADLAVPLAIDIARLARFHAGIRRVAAVRIRLEWIVTDACRRFHMDYVTTRLLVTYRGAGTQWVEATRPDAIRHIPRNAIALLKGRRLVAEPAILHRSPPLADPAAARLLLVVDPVAADD